The proteins below come from a single Chryseobacterium bernardetii genomic window:
- a CDS encoding non-ribosomal peptide synthetase family protein → MLNSTSTLETQSLGAAVLLSSGDREKLLNEFNKTGWDYKQEETLVSLFRKQVEIHPDHIAAVYKDQAITYKELDQRSNQLANHLIDKGIKENMFVPVWLDRSLEWAVAVLGIVKTGAAYVPVDPAYPVKRVEYIISDTMASMMVTNRQLGSLLSENGKTEVFQLDTMSDLGAFPSHQPEAGIYENMLAYTIYTSGSTGKPKGVMITHLAIQHLVTWHNYHFHVDHTSKLSLVAGLAFDISVWETWSGLTSGATLFIAENEERTDASALVEYFRKNHITHGFVPTVLVPSFIDKTKNYNDLSLKYLFTAGEKLKPVLTTELSYELIDYYGPTECTVYATFRKVKDVEGKYISSIGRPIANAKAYILGENKELLPVGAIGELYIGGGLLAKGYLNNEELTKDKFIVSPFKNEEKLYRTGDLAKWLPDGEIEFLGRIDNQIKIRGFRIELGEIERTLSQQESVQEAIVITKDTAGNNKYLIAFIVAKTGFEKDSTAVRTLLKEELPGYMIPAQIIFIDKIPLTANGKTDVSFLRDLADKEAEGLVSFEPPTNETERIIADIWSTELERPVINITDNFFDIGGNSLLVAIVAVALERKLEVKVYLRDLYQYPVLRHLSEVLIARSKEARELAAKEDVEPYVELQQDVYLAPGTVFAGGFDPKQLENPSVIFLTGVTGFVGIHLLQELLDTTGADIYCLVRAEDDFHAKEKIDRCYKQFAIPQKEEQKTRIIPVIGDLAQPSLGLSEETFKMLAERTDLIYHSGSSVNFIEPYSYMKAPNVEGLREIIKLAGAERTKCLALLSTISVYSWGHIFTGKTVMLESDDIAQNLMSVSKDIGYVRSKWVMEAIADLAAKEGLPVITYRLGYAMCHSETGASAPYQWWSGLVKNCVEFQSYPALTELREGLITVDYMTRAMAYITKNKEAVGKKFNLIASPETNLTLEDFFGLMKKHYPFTLKSLPYKEWRKQWEDDSKNRLYPLTSLFRDNMHEGLSTVELYQNTYVWDCSNVIQFLKGSGIKEPVFDKKILDAYLQYLGLSIS, encoded by the coding sequence ATGCTAAACTCAACATCAACATTAGAAACCCAATCATTGGGGGCTGCCGTTTTGCTGTCATCAGGAGACAGGGAAAAACTTTTAAATGAATTCAATAAAACAGGCTGGGATTACAAGCAGGAAGAAACCCTGGTGTCTCTTTTCAGAAAACAGGTTGAGATTCATCCTGATCATATTGCAGCAGTATATAAAGATCAGGCAATAACTTATAAAGAATTGGATCAAAGAAGTAATCAGCTGGCCAATCACTTAATAGACAAAGGGATAAAAGAAAATATGTTTGTTCCTGTCTGGCTTGATCGCTCTCTGGAGTGGGCTGTAGCAGTTCTTGGAATTGTAAAAACAGGAGCAGCATATGTTCCTGTTGATCCTGCATATCCTGTAAAAAGAGTGGAGTATATTATTTCAGATACCATGGCTTCAATGATGGTCACCAACCGTCAGTTGGGTTCACTATTGTCAGAAAATGGAAAAACTGAAGTGTTTCAGTTGGATACAATGAGTGATCTGGGAGCTTTTCCTTCGCATCAGCCTGAAGCTGGGATATATGAAAATATGTTGGCTTACACCATTTATACATCCGGCTCAACAGGAAAACCTAAAGGAGTAATGATTACTCATCTTGCCATTCAACATTTGGTAACATGGCATAATTATCATTTCCATGTTGATCATACCTCGAAGCTAAGCCTTGTTGCAGGTCTGGCTTTTGATATTTCTGTGTGGGAAACCTGGTCAGGGCTTACTTCAGGAGCTACACTTTTTATTGCTGAGAATGAAGAAAGAACAGATGCTTCTGCTTTGGTAGAATACTTCCGTAAAAACCATATTACCCATGGCTTCGTACCAACAGTTCTTGTTCCGTCTTTTATAGATAAAACAAAAAATTATAATGATCTGTCACTTAAATATCTTTTCACAGCGGGTGAAAAATTAAAGCCGGTACTTACTACAGAATTAAGTTATGAACTCATAGATTATTACGGACCTACTGAATGTACAGTATATGCTACGTTTAGGAAAGTTAAAGATGTAGAGGGTAAATACATATCTTCAATAGGCAGGCCTATAGCGAATGCCAAAGCCTATATTTTAGGAGAAAATAAGGAATTGTTGCCAGTAGGTGCTATTGGAGAATTATATATCGGCGGTGGTCTTTTGGCTAAAGGTTACCTTAATAATGAAGAGCTAACCAAAGATAAGTTTATTGTTAGTCCTTTTAAAAATGAAGAAAAACTATATCGAACCGGAGATCTGGCCAAATGGCTTCCCGATGGAGAAATTGAGTTTTTAGGGAGGATAGATAATCAGATAAAGATTAGAGGGTTCCGGATCGAATTGGGGGAAATAGAGCGTACTCTAAGTCAACAGGAAAGCGTTCAGGAGGCAATTGTTATTACAAAAGACACGGCAGGCAACAATAAATACCTCATCGCTTTTATTGTAGCCAAGACAGGCTTTGAAAAAGATAGTACTGCTGTCAGAACTTTGTTGAAAGAAGAGTTACCTGGATATATGATTCCTGCCCAGATTATTTTTATAGATAAAATTCCTCTTACAGCCAATGGTAAAACAGATGTCAGCTTTTTAAGAGATCTTGCGGATAAGGAAGCTGAAGGTTTGGTTTCCTTTGAACCACCAACTAATGAAACAGAGCGGATTATTGCAGACATCTGGTCAACAGAACTGGAACGTCCTGTTATTAATATTACAGATAACTTTTTTGATATAGGGGGAAACTCCCTTTTGGTTGCCATTGTGGCAGTAGCATTGGAAAGAAAGCTTGAAGTAAAAGTATATCTGAGGGATCTCTATCAATATCCCGTATTGCGGCATCTTTCAGAAGTCTTGATAGCCAGATCTAAAGAAGCAAGAGAATTGGCCGCCAAAGAAGATGTAGAGCCCTATGTAGAGTTACAGCAGGATGTATATCTCGCACCGGGAACTGTATTTGCCGGAGGGTTTGATCCCAAGCAATTGGAAAATCCGTCTGTTATTTTTTTAACAGGAGTTACGGGATTTGTAGGGATTCATCTTTTACAGGAACTTTTGGATACTACCGGTGCTGATATTTATTGCCTGGTGAGAGCTGAGGATGATTTTCATGCTAAAGAGAAAATTGATCGTTGTTATAAGCAGTTTGCTATTCCGCAGAAAGAAGAGCAGAAGACAAGAATTATTCCTGTAATTGGCGACCTTGCACAACCATCATTAGGTCTTTCAGAAGAAACGTTCAAAATGCTGGCCGAAAGAACAGATTTGATTTACCACTCCGGAAGCTCAGTAAATTTCATAGAACCTTATTCCTATATGAAAGCACCTAATGTAGAAGGACTGAGAGAAATTATAAAGCTTGCAGGGGCAGAAAGAACAAAATGCCTGGCATTATTGTCTACAATATCAGTTTATAGCTGGGGGCATATTTTCACCGGGAAAACAGTAATGCTGGAATCTGATGATATTGCTCAGAACCTGATGTCTGTAAGCAAAGATATTGGCTATGTAAGGAGCAAATGGGTAATGGAAGCTATTGCAGATCTGGCAGCAAAAGAGGGATTGCCGGTTATTACTTACAGGTTAGGATATGCCATGTGCCACAGTGAAACAGGAGCAAGTGCTCCATATCAATGGTGGTCGGGACTGGTGAAAAACTGTGTGGAATTCCAATCTTATCCAGCTTTAACGGAATTAAGAGAAGGGTTAATCACGGTAGATTATATGACCCGGGCTATGGCTTATATTACAAAAAATAAAGAAGCGGTAGGGAAGAAGTTCAATCTTATTGCCAGCCCGGAAACCAACCTTACTTTAGAGGATTTCTTCGGACTTATGAAGAAGCATTATCCGTTTACCCTGAAAAGCCTTCCTTATAAAGAATGGAGAAAGCAATGGGAAGATGACAGTAAAAACAGGTTATATCCACTAACCAGTCTTTTCAGGGATAATATGCATGAAGGATTATCTACAGTTGAATTGTACCAGAATACTTATGTGTGGGATTGCTCCAATGTCATTCAATTCTTGAAAGGTTCAGGTATTAAAGAGCCTGTATTTGATAAAAAGATACTGGATGCATATTTGCAATATCTTGGACTTTCAATATCATAA
- a CDS encoding YdeI/OmpD-associated family protein, with translation MNSQPILFTATIKQNGEMNAAFVEFPFSTEELFNKKGQVKIKATFDGKVEYRGSLAKMKSGCHILGLTQDIRKQLGKTFGDEVSVSLIEDKEERIVEVADDIFLVFNENPDAKILFDKMSYTHKKEYIRWIEDAKKPETRENRKAKMIQMILEGKKGI, from the coding sequence ATGAATTCTCAACCTATATTATTCACAGCTACCATAAAGCAAAACGGAGAAATGAATGCTGCTTTTGTAGAATTCCCATTTTCAACAGAAGAGCTATTCAATAAAAAGGGCCAGGTAAAAATTAAAGCCACATTCGATGGCAAAGTTGAATATCGTGGAAGTTTAGCTAAAATGAAGTCTGGCTGCCATATATTAGGATTAACTCAAGATATCAGGAAACAACTTGGAAAAACCTTTGGAGATGAGGTTTCTGTTTCCCTTATTGAGGATAAGGAAGAGCGAATTGTTGAGGTTGCTGACGATATTTTTTTAGTATTTAATGAAAATCCAGATGCAAAAATATTATTTGACAAGATGAGCTACACCCACAAAAAGGAATACATCCGCTGGATTGAAGATGCTAAAAAACCCGAAACAAGAGAAAACAGAAAAGCTAAAATGATTCAGATGATTCTGGAAGGAAAAAAAGGAATATAA
- a CDS encoding S46 family peptidase, with protein sequence MKRLFLLFTFLLSFAQMRADEGMWLLMLIKRLNGVDMQKEGLHLTPEEIYSVNNSSLKDAIVSFGGFCTGEIVSDKGLLFTNHHCGYGAVAAASTPEKDYLKNGFWAMKQKDEFNAKDLYVRFLVRMDDATQRITSKLNNNMTGAERKAVIDAETKAIQTENSENGKYTVVVKDFFNGNEFYYFVYQDYKDVRLVGAPPSSLGKFGGDTDNWEWPRHTADFTVFRVYADAAGNPAEYSPSNVPMKPKHFLPVSLKGVKPGDFSMILGYPGRTNRYLTSYGIQQMVNKDYPAWVEASKTAMDVMKKYMDKDKATQLNYASQYASVANYWKNRQGTIDAVNKNGTISDKQKIEDIYRKWSAMPGNDAYDGILEDIDVYYKQVSDRNVERNYATQFSRNAKYISLALQVGSVLKAYAAQDMQGRLAMKAKTEAAIKAAYENFSPSLEGEMLAAMTSLYQARVKNTEVASATILGLDAKTVSNLAYSSIFANKTSATNFLLNPDALKLDADPLWKAANGIVADQKMSTERFVKVDDNFAKNSRLFLAGLMKAMPEKKFYPDANSTMRLTYGTVDKLPIREDRNYFGVTDNYYTDMSGLVGKYKKGDEEFDLPQRVIDLYNLKDFGQYADAKGYMPVNFLSNNDITGGNSGSPVIDGDGNLIGIAFDGNSEALSGDIVFEPEWQKTINVDVRFVLWTIDKFAGARRLVDELKLVRDANTPADTKTKNSGTTTMPKKTKKK encoded by the coding sequence ATGAAAAGACTATTTCTACTATTCACTTTCTTGCTGAGTTTTGCTCAGATGAGGGCGGATGAGGGGATGTGGCTGCTTATGCTCATCAAAAGACTTAACGGTGTTGATATGCAAAAAGAAGGTCTGCATCTTACGCCTGAAGAAATTTACTCGGTTAACAATTCCAGCTTAAAAGACGCTATCGTAAGTTTTGGCGGTTTCTGTACTGGGGAAATTGTTTCTGATAAAGGACTTTTATTCACGAACCACCACTGTGGTTATGGAGCTGTTGCTGCCGCTTCTACTCCTGAAAAAGATTATCTGAAGAATGGTTTCTGGGCCATGAAACAGAAAGACGAGTTCAACGCAAAGGATCTTTATGTAAGATTTTTAGTAAGAATGGATGATGCGACTCAAAGAATCACATCCAAACTAAACAACAACATGACCGGAGCAGAGAGAAAAGCTGTTATAGATGCTGAAACCAAAGCAATACAAACAGAAAACTCTGAAAACGGAAAATATACTGTAGTAGTAAAGGATTTCTTTAACGGAAATGAATTCTACTATTTCGTATACCAGGATTACAAAGATGTAAGATTGGTAGGAGCACCCCCTTCATCATTAGGAAAATTCGGTGGTGATACTGATAACTGGGAGTGGCCAAGACACACTGCAGACTTCACTGTTTTCAGGGTATATGCTGATGCTGCGGGAAATCCTGCTGAATATTCTCCAAGCAATGTTCCAATGAAACCTAAGCACTTTTTACCGGTTTCTCTTAAAGGAGTTAAGCCTGGCGATTTCTCAATGATTCTTGGATATCCTGGAAGAACCAACCGTTACCTTACTTCTTACGGAATCCAACAGATGGTAAACAAAGACTACCCGGCTTGGGTTGAAGCTTCCAAAACAGCAATGGATGTCATGAAGAAGTATATGGATAAAGATAAAGCTACTCAGCTTAACTATGCTTCTCAATATGCTTCAGTAGCGAATTACTGGAAAAACAGACAGGGAACGATTGATGCTGTTAACAAAAACGGAACGATCTCTGACAAACAAAAGATTGAAGATATTTACAGAAAATGGTCTGCAATGCCAGGGAACGATGCTTATGATGGTATCTTAGAAGACATTGATGTTTATTATAAGCAGGTTTCTGACAGAAATGTTGAAAGAAACTATGCTACTCAGTTCTCAAGAAACGCTAAATATATCTCTCTTGCTTTACAGGTAGGTTCTGTTTTAAAAGCTTATGCCGCTCAGGATATGCAGGGAAGATTAGCGATGAAAGCTAAAACTGAAGCAGCTATTAAAGCAGCTTATGAAAATTTCAGCCCTTCTTTAGAGGGTGAAATGCTTGCTGCAATGACAAGCCTTTACCAGGCAAGAGTAAAAAACACTGAAGTCGCTTCTGCAACAATCTTGGGATTAGATGCTAAAACAGTTTCTAACCTTGCTTATTCTTCTATTTTTGCCAACAAGACTTCTGCTACGAACTTCTTGTTAAATCCGGATGCATTAAAGCTTGATGCTGATCCACTTTGGAAAGCAGCAAACGGTATTGTTGCAGACCAGAAAATGAGCACTGAAAGATTTGTTAAAGTTGATGACAACTTTGCAAAAAACAGCCGTCTATTCCTTGCCGGGTTAATGAAAGCTATGCCTGAAAAGAAATTCTATCCGGATGCTAACTCTACAATGAGATTAACTTACGGAACTGTAGATAAACTTCCTATCAGAGAAGACAGAAACTACTTCGGTGTTACTGATAATTATTATACAGACATGTCCGGACTTGTTGGAAAATACAAGAAAGGTGATGAAGAATTCGATCTGCCTCAAAGAGTGATTGACCTTTATAACCTTAAAGATTTCGGGCAATATGCTGATGCGAAAGGATATATGCCTGTAAACTTCCTTTCTAACAATGACATCACAGGTGGAAACTCTGGTTCTCCGGTAATTGATGGAGACGGAAACCTTATTGGTATTGCATTTGACGGAAACAGCGAAGCATTAAGCGGTGATATCGTATTTGAGCCTGAGTGGCAGAAAACCATCAACGTAGACGTTCGTTTTGTTCTTTGGACTATTGATAAATTTGCTGGTGCTAGAAGATTAGTTGATGAATTAAAGCTTGTAAGAGATGCGAATACTCCGGCTGATACAAAAACTAAAAACTCTGGGACTACAACAATGCCTAAGAAAACAAAGAAAAAATAA
- a CDS encoding META domain-containing protein, which translates to MKKILFSLFAISFLGLVFNCSAVPDKNPHIQRQWMLISFDGFSKDQLIAQKAEMNLTGKMEKGKIQGSAYMGCNQMSFTSEFKNGGKLKISQGVSTMKACQDMNLENSFQKKIETMTKYSVEGHFLTLSDHQGNTMKFVAADWD; encoded by the coding sequence ATGAAAAAAATACTATTTTCCCTTTTTGCCATTTCATTCCTGGGACTTGTTTTCAATTGTTCTGCAGTACCAGATAAAAATCCTCATATTCAGAGACAGTGGATGCTGATTTCATTCGATGGTTTTTCTAAAGATCAGCTGATTGCTCAGAAAGCAGAAATGAACCTGACCGGAAAGATGGAAAAAGGTAAGATTCAAGGAAGTGCATACATGGGCTGTAATCAGATGTCTTTTACATCTGAATTTAAAAACGGGGGAAAATTGAAGATTTCCCAGGGAGTAAGTACCATGAAAGCCTGTCAGGATATGAATCTGGAAAACTCTTTCCAGAAAAAGATTGAAACTATGACAAAATATTCCGTAGAAGGACATTTTCTTACTTTATCTGATCATCAGGGAAACACAATGAAATTTGTAGCTGCAGATTGGGATTAA